The Mesorhizobium sp. AR10 genome includes the window GACCTTCGACGCCCTGCCAGACTCTGATCAGCGATGGCAAAGGGGAATCACAAGAGGGTACGCGGCAAGCCGCAAACCCATAGCCTGCTGGAGCACTACCAGCCGATCGACGGCGTCGTCGACGAGATGGTCGATGCATCGGGCAATCCCCGCCCGGCCTGGAAGAACTTCATCGAGGCGCTGGAAGAACTGGGCCCCGAAAAGCTCGCCCAGCGCTTTGCCCGTGCCGACCAGTATCTGCGCGATGCCGGCGTCTATTACCGCGTCTACGACAAGGCCGGCGCCAATGAGCGCGAATGGCCGCTGGCGCATGTTCCCTTGCTGATCGAGGACAAGGAATGGGCTGACATCAGCGCCGGTCTCGTCCAGCGGGCCGAACTGTTCGAGGAAACGATCGCCGACATCTACGGGCCGAACCGGCTGATCGAGAAGGGCATCCTGCCGGCTGGACTGATCGCAGCCAGCCCGGAATATTTGCGGCCCGTTGTCGGCACCAGGCCGGCCGGTGGCCATTTCCTGCATTTCTGCGCATTCGAGCTCGGCCGCGGACCGGACGGACGGTGGTGGGTGCTGGGCGATCGCACACAGGCACCGTCGGGAGCTGGTTTTGCGCTGGAAAACCGCGTTGCCACCACGCGTGCGCTGTCCGACATCTATGGCGAGATGCATGTGCATCGACTTGCCGGTTTCTTCCGACGCTTCCGCGATGCGCTGATCGGCATGGCCAAGGCGACCGGCGGCCGCGTCGCCATCCTGACGCCGGGACCGCTCAACGAAACCTATTACGAGCATGCCTATATCGCCCGCTATCTCGGCATCATGCTGCTCGAAGGCGAGGATCTGACCGTCTCGGGCGGCAGACTGATGGTGCGCACGGTTTCGGGGCTGAAGCCGGTCGGCGTGCTGTGGCGGCGGCTCGACGCAGCCTTCGCCGATCCGCTCGAACTGCGGTCGGATTCGCAGATCGGTACGCCGGGGTTGGTCGAAGCGATCCGCCAGGGCGCTGTTTCGACGGTCAACGCGCTGGGCTCGGGCCTGATGGAAACGCGCGCACTACTCGCCTTCCTGCCGGAGATTTCGCGCGCCCTGCGGGGCGAAGAGCTCCTGTTGCCAAGCGTCGCGACGTGGTGGTGCGGACAAGAATCCGAACGCGCGCATGTGCTGGCCAATATCGACCGCATGGTGATCGGGCCGGCTCTGTCGACAAGACTGGCTTTCGAGGATGACGAATCGACAAAGCTCGGCTCGGCCCTGTCCGCCGGGGAACGGGCCGAATTGATTGCGCGGATCGAACGCGACGGCGGCGACTTCGTCGGCCAGGAAGCGGTGACGCTTTCGACGACGCCGGTCTATGTCGGCGGCTGGCTGGAACCACGCCCGGCAAGCCTACGTGTTTATCTGGCGCGAACGGCCGATGGCTGGACGGTGATGCCCGGCGGGTTCGCCCGCGTCGGCTTTTCACTCGACCCGACGGCCATCGCCATGCAGCGCGGCGGCCAGGCGGCGGATGTCTGGGTGGTCAGCGACAGAGCGGTGGAGCGCGAAACGCTGCTGCCGCAGGAGCATGACAGTTTCACCCGCACCATGCCGGGCAGCCTGCCCAGCCGCGCGGCGGAGAACCTGACATGGCTCGGCCGCTACATCGAGCGATCGGAAGACACGGTGCGCATCCTGCGCGCCTATCACGTGCGGCTGGCCGAGACGTCAGACCCGGATATGCCGCTGCTTGCCGATGTCAGAGACTATCTCGACCCCTTCGGCATCGACCTTGAATCGGCCATCCCGTCCGGTCTCATCGGCACGCTGGACAGCGCCGTCTACAGCGCCGGGCAGATCCGCGACCGTTTTTCGCCCGATGGCTGGCTGGCGCTGAAGGATCTGTCGAAGACGGTCCATCAGTTCGCCACGACGGTGGCGCCAGGCGACGACGCGACGCGGGCGATGACGGTCCTCCTGCGCAAGCTTGCCGGTTTTTCCGGCCTGCTGCATGAGAACATGTACCGCTTCACCGGCTGGCGCTTCCTGGAGATCGGCCGGCGGCTGGAACGCGGCATCCAGATCGCCCGCACGCTGGCCCGGCTGACCAGGGCACAAGCACCCGACGGCGCGCTCGACATGATGCTGGAGATCGGCGACAGCGTCATGACTCACCGGCGGCAGTATCCGGTGCAGGCCGGCAGGCGAACGGTGATCGACCTCCTGGTGCTCGATCCGCTCAACCCACGCTCGATCCTTTTCCAACTCGAACGGCTGAAGGCTGAAATCGGGCTGTTGCCCGCTATCGGTGGCGAGGGGCATATGTCGCTGGCGGCGAAGGAGATCCTGCAGCTCAACACCGCGATAGCCATCAAGGAGCCTTCGGACATGACGGCGAAGGCCCTGGACGATCTCGCCAATGAGATCGGCGGCCTCTACAACAGCCTCGCCAAAGCCTATTTCGGGTAAAGGCGGGCATGCTCTACGACATCAGGCTCCATCTGCGCTACGACTATGACGCTGCGGCCGGCGGCGGCCGCCATCAGGTGCGCGTGTTGCCGCCGACGATCGCCGGCGTGCAGCGGGTGATCGCCGCTTCGCTGTCGTTTGCGCCGGCGCCGAGCGAACGCTTGGATTTTGCCGATTTCTTCGGCAACAACGTCACCTCGATCGCCTTTCGCGACGCTCACGACGCGCTCGACATCAGAATGAGCGCGCGCGTGGCCGTGTCGCGGCCGGAGCCCGGGCTCGACGTCTCGCCCGACATTCAACAACTGCGGGCCGAACTCGGCACGGTGCGGTCGCTGTCGCCTGATGCACCGCATCACTTTCTGGCGGCCAGCGATCATGCCGGCATCGATGCGGCGATCACTGCCTATGCGCGAGACAGCGTCGGCAGCTCGACCGTCGGTACGGCTATGGATCTGTGCAACCGCATTCACCGTGATTTCACCTATGACGGCAAGGCGACCACCGTTCGGACGAAGGCCAGCGACGCGTTCAGCCTGAAGCGGGGCGTCTGTCAGGATTTTTCGCACATCATGATTGCGGGGCTGCGCGGCCTGGGCATCCCCGCCGGCTATGTCAGCGGGTTCCTGCGCACCATTCCGCCGAAGGGCAAGCCTCGGCTCGAAGGAGCCGACGCCATGCATGCCTGGGTTAGGGTGTGGTGCGGGCGCGATGCCGGCTGGCAGGAGTTCGATCCGACCAACGGCATGCGGGCAAGCAATGACCACATCACTGTCGGCTATGGCCGCGACTACTCGGATGTGGCGCCGATCGTTGGTGTCTTGAAAACCACCGGGGGGCAAGTCGGCGACCAGGCGGTAGACGTCATTCCGGTCGTGCTCGAGAAGGCTTGACGGCGGGCGACGATGCGGATCACGCCGGCGCTTTCGAGCCAGCAAAGATTGCTTCTCAAACGCAGATACGGCCGCTATCCTAGGCCTCATGCAGGGGGACGCCGGCGCGCATGAAATGCACCGGTGTAGGGTTTGTCATTGAAAGCGGTCAGCGTCGTCATTCCAGCACATAATGCGGCGGCAACCATCGCCGGCACGCTGGCTTCACTTCGTTCGGAGGTTGAGGTCATCGGCGAGGTGCTGCTGGTCGACGATTCGTCGTCGGATGGCACAGCAGCCGTCGCGCAAGACGCAGCTTCGCAACTGTCATTGCCGTTGCGCGTGCTCAAGGGCACCTGCCGAGACGCAGGCGGCGCCCGCAATCTGGCACTGGCGCAGGCAAGTTGCCCCTGGATATACATGATCGACGCCGACGATCTGCATCTGGAAGGCGGGCTACGGTCGCTGCTGCTGCGGGCGGAGGCCCAGCCGACGGCCGATATGGTGGTCGGCGCCTTTCGCCGACGGACCAATGGCGAGGATCGGCATATAAAGTTTCCGGCCGGCTATACGGCCACCAGCATCGCCAATGCTTCAGCCTATCTGCAAGGTCACATCCGCTCGATTGCCGTGGGCAGCGCCCTGGTGTCCCGGAGCGTGGTCGGCGATACAAGGTTCCCGACCGGGCTCGCCTATGACGAGGACACATTGTTCTGGGTGCGGTTGATGAGCAGGGCCTCACTAGCCGTGATTACACAGCCTGTCATGATCTACGTCGTTTCGGCGGAGCGCTCCGACAATCGTTTCACGATCAACCCGGCGCAACGTTTCCTCGACTGGCACCTGGCGTTGCGCAAGCTCACCGACTGCGGCATTCCGAAGTCGGCGCTCAAGGTCAGGGAAGGCCTGGTCGCCCTCAAGATCGCCCGTGTCCACTACACACGCGGCGACCTGGAGACCGCGGCGCGGTTCCTCGCCGTGGCCACGGCGGCGCCGAAGGTTCCCTCGGATGTCTGGCGCTGCATGCGCTACCAATTCAAGCTTGCGGTGCGCCGCCGTTTTTCATTTCCGCAAGCCCAGCTGCAAAGTGCCTGATTCAGACCCGCCGAAGCTTGCCGTCATTGTCATTGGCCACCGCGCGCCGGCTCGAATCGTCGAGGCGGTGACATCTCTCCTTGGTCAGAATACGCCGCTCGAGATCGTTGTGGTCAACTCAGGTGGAGGGGAGGCGCGTGCACTGCTGGCTGCCGCCGGGCTCGAGGTGCCGGTGATCGAGGTCAGTCGGACGTTGTTCGTTGGTGCGGCCCGCAACGTGGGTATTGCGGCGACGCAAGCGCCGTTCGTCGGCTTTCTTGCAGACGATTGTCTTGCCTGCCCCGGGTGGGCTGAAACACGGCTGCGGCGGCATCTGGCCGGCGACCGCGCCGTGGCGAGCGCCATCGTGAACAGCCATCCGCGCAATCTGATTGCTTGTGCGGCTCACTTGGTGACGTTCATGCGGCGTCTTCCCGGTCTGCCGGCGGATCAGGCACTGCGCTACGGCGTGTCGTTCGACCGCCGGTTGTTCGATGAATATGGGTTGTTCGATGAAATGATACCTATTGCTGAAGACACCGAATTTCTAAAGCGGTTGCCGCAGGTACTGCAGCCGGTTTGGGAACCGGGGGTACGAACGGTTCATCGCAACGAAACACGGCTGCTCGGATTGCTTGCCGATCAGTACGTGCGTGGCTATCGCCGCGGCGATTATCTGGCCGCGTCCACCCGAAACACGCCCTTTCGGTTTTTTCGCGACACTTTTCGCGACCGGCGCCAGGTCCGCAAATTGGCAAAGGTCGGGCTCTCCGGACCGGACCTGACTTTTGCCATGCGATCCATGCCAGTTGTCTGGCTTGCCCTGTTGGTCAAGTCTGTGGGCGTCTATGCCGGCGCGCGTAATCGCGGGAAAGCGAACTGGCGACAAAAGAATGATCACTAGCCAAATTAGACCTCGACGCTGGCGACGGAGCGGACTGTTCTGGACGCAGCAGAGAACGATCGCGGTTTTCAGCTATCGCTATGATTCGCATCTGGTTCCCGATCTGATCGCCAATGTCGATCCGGTCGTCGATGGCTGGATTGCCTATGACGATCGTGGGGCGACTGACGTTTTCAGCAATGAGCCGCAACGGCGGCAGCTCTTGCTCGAAGCGGCGCATGAAGCTGGCGCCGACTGGATTCTGGCTATTGATCCCGACGAGCGGCTGGAACGCGGCGCTGCGGATCGAGTCAGGCAATTGACGAGCGGTCACAGACGCATTGCCTGGGGGTTTCGGTTCCGCGAAATGTATTCGCCGACCGAGTACCGGGTTGATGGGCTGTGGGGCGAGAAAATTCAGCATCGTCTGTTCAGAGCTTATGATCCGGCCAACTACCGGTCACAGGACCTGCATGGACTCTGGTATCCTTCCGATCTTGGTTTTAAGGCCAGGAATAGCGGGCTCAACCTCTATCATCTGAAAATGATCGAGCCAAAGCGGCGGATTGCTCGCCGCGATCTCTATCACCATCTCGACCCGAGACATTTGCATCAGGAGGTGGGCTACGACTATCTCGCTGAAGAGGCAGGCGCTGTGTTCGATCAGATTCCGCCCGGACGCGACTATCGCCCGCTTCATGTCGATGACGGCGGCCTTTGGATGGCTGCTGTCCGGCAGGCACCAACGGCAAGCAGGCCTGACGAAATTCCATAGAGCACGTGGAACCAGCTGCCGGTCCCGCAGCTTATCTACGGGAAATTCCGTGGAGAGGACATGCTGGAAAAATCCGGGTCGCTATCCGACCGATCGGCTGCCGGCGAGGCTGCACCAAGGAACGGGGCGCAGGCCTCGGCCGATCAAGCCTCGCTTACCTACATCACCGATACCGAGCTCGGTATTCGCCGTCTGCGCGCCGGCAAGGGATTTGCGTACAAGGCGCCCAACGACCGGGCCATAGGCGAGCGCACCCTTGCCCGGATCAAGGCGCTCGCCATACCGCCGGCCTGGACGCATGTGTGGATTTCGCCCGATGCCACCGGTCACATCCAGGCGACGGGCAGGGACCAGCGGGGACGCAAGCAGTACCGATATCATCCGCAATGGGCACAGGAGCGCGACGGCGCCAAATATTCGAGCCTTGTTGCCTTTGCCGAAAACCTGCCTGAATTGCGGCGTCGGATTGATGCCGACCTGCGCCGTCACGGACTTCCGCTGGAACGCGTGGTGGCGGCGATCGTCTGGCTGCTCGACAACACGATGATCCGCGTCGGCAATGCCGCCTATGCCCGCGACAACAAGAGTTTCGGACTGACCACGCTGCGCGATCGCCATGTCGACATCAAGGGATCGAGCCTGCGCTTCGCGTTCAAGGGCAAGTCCGGCAAGGAATGGAAACTGAAACTCGTTGATCGCCGCATCGCCAAGATCGTGCGCGGGGCGCAGGATCTGCCGGGCCAGAAGCTGTTCCAGTATCTCGACGAAGACGCAAACAGGCGACCGGTCCGCTCCGACGATGTCAATCGCTACATAAGGGAAGCAGCCAGCGCCGATTTCAGTTCGAAACATTTCCGAACTTGGGGCGGCACCATCCATGCCGCGTCGTTGCTTGCGCAAACCGAGCGTCCCGAAAGCCAGGCACAGTTGAAAAGGGTGATGAACGGCGTCATCGACAAGGTCGCCGAGCGGCTGGGCAACACACGCGCCGTCTGTCGCAAATGCTACATCCATCCGCAGGTCTTCGAAGCCTGGTCGCAAGGACGGCTGCTCGGCGAACTGACGGATGCGAACAAGCGCAAGCGATCGATACAAGGTCTCGATGACGAGGAAGCCCTCGTCTTGAGATGGTTGAAGGCCAGCCAAGGCTGACGCAAAGTCAGGCGCATTTTTTTATCGACGCCATGTCGGGATCGGTCCTAGTGTTTCGTCCTTTGACAGAGAAAAGGACATCCCATGCTCTACGCCATCCTCTGCTACGCCTCCGAAGACGTCGTCTGCTCCTGGAGCAAGGCGCAGGACGACGAGGTCATGGCCAATCTCCTCGACGTCCAGGAAAAGTACGCCAAGGCTGGCCGGCTCGGCCCGGTGGCGCGGCTGCTGCCGACGACCGCCGCGACGACACTGAGAAAGGTCAAGGGCGAATCGGTCGTCATCGACGGTCCGTTTGCCGAGACCAAGGAGCAGTTCCTCGGCTTCTACACGCTCGAATGCGCCGATCTCGACGAGGCCGTCGAATTCGCGCGCGAGCTTTCCGAGGTCAATCCCAGCGGCGGCTCC containing:
- a CDS encoding circularly permuted type 2 ATP-grasp protein gives rise to the protein MAKGNHKRVRGKPQTHSLLEHYQPIDGVVDEMVDASGNPRPAWKNFIEALEELGPEKLAQRFARADQYLRDAGVYYRVYDKAGANEREWPLAHVPLLIEDKEWADISAGLVQRAELFEETIADIYGPNRLIEKGILPAGLIAASPEYLRPVVGTRPAGGHFLHFCAFELGRGPDGRWWVLGDRTQAPSGAGFALENRVATTRALSDIYGEMHVHRLAGFFRRFRDALIGMAKATGGRVAILTPGPLNETYYEHAYIARYLGIMLLEGEDLTVSGGRLMVRTVSGLKPVGVLWRRLDAAFADPLELRSDSQIGTPGLVEAIRQGAVSTVNALGSGLMETRALLAFLPEISRALRGEELLLPSVATWWCGQESERAHVLANIDRMVIGPALSTRLAFEDDESTKLGSALSAGERAELIARIERDGGDFVGQEAVTLSTTPVYVGGWLEPRPASLRVYLARTADGWTVMPGGFARVGFSLDPTAIAMQRGGQAADVWVVSDRAVERETLLPQEHDSFTRTMPGSLPSRAAENLTWLGRYIERSEDTVRILRAYHVRLAETSDPDMPLLADVRDYLDPFGIDLESAIPSGLIGTLDSAVYSAGQIRDRFSPDGWLALKDLSKTVHQFATTVAPGDDATRAMTVLLRKLAGFSGLLHENMYRFTGWRFLEIGRRLERGIQIARTLARLTRAQAPDGALDMMLEIGDSVMTHRRQYPVQAGRRTVIDLLVLDPLNPRSILFQLERLKAEIGLLPAIGGEGHMSLAAKEILQLNTAIAIKEPSDMTAKALDDLANEIGGLYNSLAKAYFG
- a CDS encoding transglutaminase family protein — translated: MLYDIRLHLRYDYDAAAGGGRHQVRVLPPTIAGVQRVIAASLSFAPAPSERLDFADFFGNNVTSIAFRDAHDALDIRMSARVAVSRPEPGLDVSPDIQQLRAELGTVRSLSPDAPHHFLAASDHAGIDAAITAYARDSVGSSTVGTAMDLCNRIHRDFTYDGKATTVRTKASDAFSLKRGVCQDFSHIMIAGLRGLGIPAGYVSGFLRTIPPKGKPRLEGADAMHAWVRVWCGRDAGWQEFDPTNGMRASNDHITVGYGRDYSDVAPIVGVLKTTGGQVGDQAVDVIPVVLEKA
- a CDS encoding glycosyltransferase family 2 protein, which produces MKAVSVVIPAHNAAATIAGTLASLRSEVEVIGEVLLVDDSSSDGTAAVAQDAASQLSLPLRVLKGTCRDAGGARNLALAQASCPWIYMIDADDLHLEGGLRSLLLRAEAQPTADMVVGAFRRRTNGEDRHIKFPAGYTATSIANASAYLQGHIRSIAVGSALVSRSVVGDTRFPTGLAYDEDTLFWVRLMSRASLAVITQPVMIYVVSAERSDNRFTINPAQRFLDWHLALRKLTDCGIPKSALKVREGLVALKIARVHYTRGDLETAARFLAVATAAPKVPSDVWRCMRYQFKLAVRRRFSFPQAQLQSA
- a CDS encoding glycosyltransferase family 2 protein; the encoded protein is MPDSDPPKLAVIVIGHRAPARIVEAVTSLLGQNTPLEIVVVNSGGGEARALLAAAGLEVPVIEVSRTLFVGAARNVGIAATQAPFVGFLADDCLACPGWAETRLRRHLAGDRAVASAIVNSHPRNLIACAAHLVTFMRRLPGLPADQALRYGVSFDRRLFDEYGLFDEMIPIAEDTEFLKRLPQVLQPVWEPGVRTVHRNETRLLGLLADQYVRGYRRGDYLAASTRNTPFRFFRDTFRDRRQVRKLAKVGLSGPDLTFAMRSMPVVWLALLVKSVGVYAGARNRGKANWRQKNDH
- a CDS encoding DNA topoisomerase IB, whose amino-acid sequence is MLEKSGSLSDRSAAGEAAPRNGAQASADQASLTYITDTELGIRRLRAGKGFAYKAPNDRAIGERTLARIKALAIPPAWTHVWISPDATGHIQATGRDQRGRKQYRYHPQWAQERDGAKYSSLVAFAENLPELRRRIDADLRRHGLPLERVVAAIVWLLDNTMIRVGNAAYARDNKSFGLTTLRDRHVDIKGSSLRFAFKGKSGKEWKLKLVDRRIAKIVRGAQDLPGQKLFQYLDEDANRRPVRSDDVNRYIREAASADFSSKHFRTWGGTIHAASLLAQTERPESQAQLKRVMNGVIDKVAERLGNTRAVCRKCYIHPQVFEAWSQGRLLGELTDANKRKRSIQGLDDEEALVLRWLKASQG
- a CDS encoding YciI family protein; translation: MLYAILCYASEDVVCSWSKAQDDEVMANLLDVQEKYAKAGRLGPVARLLPTTAATTLRKVKGESVVIDGPFAETKEQFLGFYTLECADLDEAVEFARELSEVNPSGGSYEIRPVSLFNPAKVPA